A region of candidate division KSB1 bacterium DNA encodes the following proteins:
- a CDS encoding HDOD domain-containing protein: MEVFLARQPIFDRQQKVYAYELLYRSGCKNNFYDDSDGDQATSTVLTHSFLSIGIDTLTRGKMAFVNFSRNLLVQEFATVFPNKSIGVEILEDVAPDAEIVTTCEKLKRLGYTLVLDDFVFKPELSPLLELVDIIKVDFVNTEVEQRSSIIQRVDSRRIKFLAKKVETHEDFKQAVEMGYSYFQGYFFAEPDMIAGRDVPAYKLNFLRLLQQVNQPNLDYDQLENIFKEEVTLSYKLFRYINSAYFGFPNEIRSIRHALSLIGLCEAKKWLSLIAMSSMGKDKSEELVLSSLFRANLCESLASLVGLEEQASELFLVGLFSRLDAFLDQPLSDILSKLPVSEDMKNALLGKKGTWGQVFQLAVSYERGDWDQVFLCLSNLKSAEKDLTSLFIETVIRTDRIYLSVN, translated from the coding sequence ATGGAAGTTTTTTTAGCGAGACAACCTATCTTTGATAGACAACAAAAAGTCTATGCTTATGAACTATTATACCGGTCTGGGTGTAAAAATAACTTTTATGACGACTCTGACGGAGACCAGGCGACGTCCACGGTTCTCACACATAGTTTTTTGTCGATTGGGATAGATACGCTGACCAGAGGGAAAATGGCTTTCGTCAATTTTTCTCGAAACCTCTTGGTGCAAGAGTTCGCCACTGTTTTTCCAAATAAGTCGATAGGCGTGGAGATTTTAGAGGATGTGGCACCTGATGCGGAAATAGTGACCACCTGCGAAAAATTGAAGCGATTAGGCTATACACTGGTTTTAGACGATTTTGTCTTCAAGCCTGAACTGTCTCCACTACTCGAATTGGTCGATATTATTAAGGTTGATTTTGTCAACACCGAAGTTGAGCAAAGAAGTTCGATTATTCAAAGAGTGGACTCTCGACGAATTAAGTTCCTGGCCAAAAAAGTGGAAACCCATGAAGACTTTAAACAAGCTGTAGAGATGGGCTATTCTTATTTCCAAGGCTATTTTTTTGCAGAACCCGACATGATTGCCGGTCGAGATGTGCCGGCCTACAAGTTGAATTTTCTGCGACTCTTGCAACAGGTCAACCAGCCGAATTTAGATTATGACCAATTAGAAAACATTTTTAAGGAGGAGGTCACGCTTTCTTACAAGCTGTTCCGCTATATCAATTCAGCTTACTTCGGTTTTCCTAACGAGATTCGTTCCATTAGACATGCTTTGAGCTTAATAGGTTTATGTGAAGCTAAGAAGTGGTTATCCCTGATTGCCATGAGCAGCATGGGAAAAGATAAGTCTGAAGAACTTGTGCTCAGTTCATTGTTCCGGGCCAATCTCTGTGAATCACTCGCCTCATTAGTAGGGTTAGAAGAACAGGCATCAGAACTTTTCCTTGTGGGGTTGTTTTCCCGGCTCGACGCCTTTCTGGATCAGCCCCTTTCTGATATTTTGTCAAAACTTCCTGTCTCCGAAGATATGAAGAACGCCTTGTTGGGAAAGAAAGGAACATGGGGCCAGGTCTTTCAATTAGCTGTTTCCTATGAGAGAGGTGATTGGGATCAAGTGTTCCTTTGTCTATCCAATCTGAAATCGGCGGAGAAGGATCTGACCTCCCTTTTCATCGAGACTGTCATACGGACTGATCGGATCTATTTGTCGGTTAATTGA
- a CDS encoding pilus assembly PilX N-terminal domain-containing protein yields the protein MISIAFVFFIILTLATLGVASLSLMTTDSRMSVNFVQRLQAQYLAEAGVEYGIKLILNGQTGDYQGTVSIGEGSFAISIEQEDDELTLTSTGYIDRAEKGVQVKMSYQPPIEDFGIFSTDDIDNVTALDESGDPDSSLMLANAPFLPDMDDSTLIAMATVQGHVETDSVFIPSHGYPNFNFYFGGTTPNVTWVQGDLRVNGGTTVYGIFVVDGDIILDGSSRVEGVLYLRNNDGIIIHGGGNPTQSSVTGGIVAKGDIDGTGNHITVQYNSEYMGRFGEHEIRETVSQVFSWREL from the coding sequence ATGATTTCCATAGCCTTCGTATTTTTTATCATTTTAACACTTGCGACTTTGGGCGTTGCGAGTCTTTCATTGATGACTACGGACAGCCGGATGTCGGTGAATTTTGTGCAAAGGCTTCAAGCGCAATACTTGGCAGAAGCCGGCGTAGAATATGGTATTAAGCTTATATTGAACGGTCAAACCGGTGACTACCAAGGAACGGTTTCTATAGGGGAGGGCTCTTTTGCAATCTCAATAGAACAGGAGGATGACGAGCTAACATTAACCTCAACTGGCTATATAGATCGGGCTGAAAAGGGTGTGCAAGTTAAAATGAGTTATCAGCCTCCGATTGAAGATTTTGGTATTTTTTCCACCGACGATATTGACAATGTTACCGCCTTAGATGAATCGGGAGACCCCGATTCATCTCTGATGCTCGCGAATGCACCTTTCCTCCCCGACATGGACGACAGCACCTTGATTGCCATGGCTACCGTGCAAGGCCATGTGGAAACAGATAGCGTGTTTATTCCCTCTCATGGTTACCCAAATTTTAATTTTTATTTCGGTGGGACCACTCCAAATGTAACCTGGGTACAAGGAGATCTTCGCGTCAACGGCGGAACAACAGTTTACGGAATCTTTGTGGTGGATGGAGACATTATATTGGACGGTTCATCACGGGTCGAAGGCGTTTTGTATTTGCGCAATAATGACGGTATTATTATACATGGCGGCGGCAACCCCACTCAAAGCTCAGTTACCGGTGGAATTGTGGCCAAGGGTGACATCGACGGAACGGGTAACCATATTACGGTTCAATATAATTCTGAATATATGGGGAGATTTGGGGAGCATGAAATTAGGGAGACCGTGAGTCAAGTATTTTCCTGGCGGGAACTGTAA
- a CDS encoding response regulator: MQLTKIKLAESAKILIVEDDSDQRRLLVKIVREAFGCEILEAEDGLEALMIIMQGKQVPNLILLDLLMPRLTGVEFLTLFRGRPEYAQIPIVVCTTLAETNEIKGRIGNHIQGYLAKPINKEKLLDKLVAALHNIAFRVDYQS; this comes from the coding sequence ATGCAACTCACAAAAATCAAACTCGCGGAAAGCGCAAAAATACTGATTGTTGAGGACGACAGTGATCAAAGGCGCTTATTAGTCAAAATTGTCAGGGAGGCATTTGGCTGTGAAATACTGGAAGCAGAAGACGGCCTGGAAGCGCTCATGATTATCATGCAAGGCAAGCAAGTACCCAACCTGATTCTGCTCGACCTGTTGATGCCCCGTTTAACCGGTGTTGAGTTCCTGACCCTTTTCCGGGGCAGACCCGAGTACGCCCAGATACCGATTGTAGTTTGTACAACGCTTGCAGAAACGAATGAAATTAAAGGGAGAATAGGCAATCATATTCAGGGTTATCTGGCTAAGCCAATTAACAAAGAAAAACTATTGGATAAACTCGTTGCCGCCCTGCATAACATTGCGTTCAGAGTCGATTACCAAAGTTGA